The following coding sequences lie in one Treponema sp. OMZ 790 genomic window:
- the mrdA gene encoding penicillin-binding protein 2, with amino-acid sequence MKNSEDSFNSRLRLFSIFVFLILIAYTCKLFSMQIIHGDQFKKKSQNISKRTTVIPAQRGEIFDREANTPMVLNIDSFAVDIVPGEVPRQEFDTIINSLSSILKIPVSQIEKKLPLNVRRDFRSIEIKSNVDYSTIVQVAENIDSLPGVSWHSKPVRNYVDTRSFSHIIGYVGDITSDELTRFYNKGYTSNSIIGKAGIEKQYDEILRGTDGVEYRTVDAKGRYIENTTVVTQPKMGNNLVLTIDKRIQKLAEEALGPRIGAAVVLKPASGEVLAMVSYPFFDQNIFGKEITSSLAKELFENPNNPLLNRAIDASYPPASTFKVIMNSAILNEKVFSSETTVPCLGEIEYGNRVFRCHIRKPGHGKLALNEALAKSCDVYYWTVCRDYLGVEKIVDYAKKFGLGQPTEIDLPKSSSFEGFVPSPKWKERRFHEKWLNGDTMNMSIGQGFTTATPLQVANMACMVINNGIIYKPHLLKEVRDPSTGEVIETIKPEILHKENISKEVFAQVRYAMNLVTIQGEARYPMKNPMFRFAGKTGTAEVGLQDRWHSWMVAYGPYDAPPEDMMVVCVIVEAVNEWEWWAPYAANIILHGALANQTYDETIEYLGFKSLPAVRRRSE; translated from the coding sequence ATGAAAAATAGCGAAGATAGTTTTAATTCACGGCTTAGGTTATTTTCAATTTTTGTATTTTTAATTTTAATAGCTTATACCTGTAAACTTTTTTCGATGCAGATAATTCATGGGGATCAGTTTAAGAAAAAATCTCAAAACATTTCAAAACGTACAACCGTTATACCGGCTCAGCGGGGGGAAATTTTTGATAGGGAGGCAAACACTCCGATGGTTTTAAATATCGATTCCTTTGCAGTTGATATTGTGCCGGGAGAAGTTCCCCGTCAGGAATTTGATACGATAATAAACAGTTTAAGTTCAATATTGAAAATTCCTGTTTCACAAATAGAAAAAAAACTACCGCTAAATGTAAGAAGAGATTTTAGATCGATAGAAATAAAATCCAATGTTGATTATAGCACAATCGTACAAGTTGCGGAGAATATAGATTCCCTTCCCGGAGTTTCATGGCATTCAAAGCCGGTCAGAAATTACGTAGATACCCGATCTTTTTCTCACATTATAGGGTACGTGGGGGATATTACTTCCGATGAATTGACTCGGTTTTATAATAAAGGATATACTTCAAACAGTATAATAGGCAAGGCCGGAATCGAAAAACAATATGACGAAATTTTACGCGGTACCGATGGGGTTGAATACCGGACTGTAGATGCCAAGGGCCGATATATAGAAAATACTACTGTTGTTACACAACCCAAGATGGGAAATAATCTTGTTCTTACCATCGATAAGAGAATTCAAAAACTTGCAGAAGAGGCTTTGGGGCCTAGGATAGGTGCTGCTGTAGTATTGAAGCCTGCATCAGGAGAAGTTCTTGCAATGGTTTCCTATCCTTTTTTTGATCAAAATATTTTCGGTAAAGAAATCACAAGCTCTCTTGCGAAAGAGCTGTTTGAAAATCCGAATAATCCGCTTTTGAACAGAGCTATAGATGCTTCTTATCCTCCTGCTTCAACTTTTAAAGTTATAATGAACTCGGCTATATTGAACGAAAAAGTTTTTTCTTCAGAGACAACGGTTCCTTGTTTGGGAGAAATTGAATACGGAAACCGTGTCTTCCGCTGTCATATCCGAAAGCCCGGTCACGGAAAACTGGCATTAAATGAAGCTTTGGCAAAGTCCTGTGATGTTTATTATTGGACAGTCTGCCGCGATTACTTGGGTGTTGAAAAAATTGTAGATTATGCAAAAAAGTTCGGTCTTGGGCAACCCACAGAGATCGATTTGCCGAAAAGCTCATCATTTGAGGGGTTTGTTCCTTCTCCTAAATGGAAGGAACGCCGGTTTCATGAAAAATGGCTTAATGGGGACACAATGAATATGTCCATAGGGCAGGGCTTTACAACTGCGACCCCATTACAGGTTGCAAATATGGCCTGCATGGTTATAAATAACGGAATAATCTATAAACCCCACCTTTTAAAAGAAGTAAGAGATCCTTCAACCGGTGAGGTGATAGAAACAATTAAACCTGAAATTCTTCATAAAGAAAATATCAGCAAAGAGGTTTTTGCTCAAGTAAGGTATGCTATGAATCTTGTTACAATTCAAGGAGAAGCCAGATATCCTATGAAAAATCCAATGTTCCGTTTTGCAGGTAAAACGGGAACTGCCGAAGTCGGCTTACAGGATAGATGGCATTCATGGATGGTTGCCTATGGCCCTTATGATGCTCCTCCTGAAGATATGATGGTTGTTTGTGTTATAGTTGAAGCTGTGAACGAGTGGGAGTGGTGGGCTCCATATGCAGCCAATATAATTTTACATGGGGCTCTTGCAAATCAAACCTATGATGAAACTATTGAATATTTGGGATTTAAATCTCTTCCTGCTGTTAGAAGGAGGAGTGAATGA
- the rodA gene encoding rod shape-determining protein RodA, whose product MNIRKITNFDYLLFLAVVILSFIGILFIYSSGVNSSGELVSTEYTKQILWACTGIVLLLLSCIYDYRRIKDRTFLIYILGIVLLLYTAIFGTVRHNARSWIGFKNLGIQPSEFIKLIFILFLAYYLEKSQNEEPLRRFIKAMAIMFIPVALILKQPDLGTASVYIPIFLIMCFIAGIPLRFILYIFFLGILTIVFTLMPLWEEVILKTSHIMAGLLKRSQISLIILFGMGISTVVAMIGNVLLKKRYYYWIAYVLSLVTIAFAGSIVGVRALKEYQMMRLIIFLDPEVDPLKHGWNIIQSITAIGSGGLTGRGYLMGTQSHYRYLPEQSTDFIFSILSEEWGFLGGLFVFILYSIVFFRFFLSIKRCDDLFGKLIVSGILAMFFFHFFVNVGMVMGIMPITGIPLLFLSYGGSSLWTAMISVGVVIGINLRQL is encoded by the coding sequence ATGAACATACGTAAGATCACAAACTTTGATTATTTACTCTTTTTAGCCGTTGTTATTTTGTCGTTTATAGGTATACTTTTTATTTATTCTTCGGGTGTAAATTCGAGCGGCGAACTTGTCTCTACAGAATATACTAAGCAGATTTTATGGGCCTGTACGGGTATCGTTTTACTTTTACTTTCATGTATTTATGATTACAGGCGGATAAAAGACAGAACCTTTTTAATTTATATATTGGGAATAGTTTTACTCCTTTATACGGCTATTTTCGGAACCGTAAGGCATAATGCAAGGAGCTGGATAGGTTTTAAAAATCTGGGTATACAACCTTCGGAATTTATAAAATTGATTTTTATTCTTTTTTTGGCCTATTATTTGGAAAAGTCTCAAAATGAAGAGCCTCTTAGGCGTTTTATAAAGGCAATGGCAATAATGTTTATTCCTGTTGCCCTTATTTTAAAACAGCCCGACCTTGGAACTGCAAGCGTATATATTCCGATTTTTTTAATAATGTGTTTTATAGCCGGAATCCCTTTACGCTTTATTTTATATATATTTTTTCTCGGAATTTTAACTATCGTTTTTACTTTAATGCCTTTGTGGGAAGAAGTTATTTTAAAGACAAGCCATATAATGGCCGGCTTATTAAAACGTTCGCAAATCTCGCTTATTATTTTATTCGGTATGGGAATTTCGACCGTTGTTGCCATGATAGGTAATGTACTACTAAAGAAAAGATATTATTATTGGATAGCCTATGTTCTTTCCCTGGTTACCATAGCATTTGCAGGTTCGATAGTCGGGGTAAGAGCTCTAAAAGAATATCAAATGATGCGTCTGATTATTTTTTTGGATCCCGAAGTAGACCCGTTAAAGCACGGATGGAATATAATTCAGTCCATCACTGCAATCGGTTCAGGCGGATTAACCGGACGCGGTTATCTTATGGGCACTCAAAGCCATTATAGATATTTACCTGAACAAAGTACCGACTTTATATTCAGTATTTTATCGGAAGAATGGGGATTTTTGGGAGGCCTTTTTGTTTTTATTTTGTACAGTATAGTCTTTTTTAGATTTTTTCTTTCGATCAAGCGCTGTGACGATCTTTTTGGCAAACTGATTGTTTCAGGTATCTTGGCAATGTTCTTTTTTCATTTTTTTGTGAATGTGGGAATGGTAATGGGTATAATGCCTATCACAGGTATCCCCCTCTTGTTTTTATCCTACGGAGGCTCCTCCCTTTGGACAGCCATGATTTCCGTCGGTGTTGTCATCGGAATAAATTTGCGGCAATTGTAG